Proteins co-encoded in one Armatimonadota bacterium genomic window:
- a CDS encoding protease: MAAKRILMLVGDYVEDYEVMVPFQALLMVGHHVHAVCPGKKAGDKVRTAVHDFEGDQTYSEKPGHNFTLNHTFDDVKAEEYDALVIPGGRAPEYIRLNPRVINIVKHFAEAGKPIAAICHGAQLLAAAGALRGKKASAYPAVGPEVNAAGGEYVDIPVDKAVVDGNLVTAPAWPAHPDWLAKFLQVLGTKIEP; this comes from the coding sequence ATGGCAGCCAAACGTATCTTGATGCTGGTCGGCGATTACGTGGAAGACTACGAGGTGATGGTTCCGTTTCAGGCTTTGCTGATGGTCGGGCATCACGTGCACGCGGTATGCCCTGGCAAGAAGGCGGGCGACAAGGTGCGTACCGCGGTACACGACTTCGAGGGTGACCAGACCTACAGCGAGAAACCCGGACACAACTTCACTCTGAACCACACTTTCGACGACGTGAAGGCTGAGGAGTACGATGCGCTGGTCATCCCGGGAGGACGCGCGCCAGAGTATATCCGCCTCAATCCGCGCGTGATCAACATCGTTAAACACTTCGCTGAGGCAGGCAAGCCCATCGCCGCGATCTGTCACGGGGCGCAGCTGCTTGCCGCAGCGGGCGCGCTGAGGGGCAAAAAGGCATCTGCCTATCCAGCAGTGGGACCTGAGGTCAACGCCGCGGGCGGTGAATACGTGGACATTCCGGTGGACAAGGCGGTGGTGGATGGTAACCTGGTGACCGCGCCCGCCTGGCCCGCCCACCCCGACTGGCTGGCGAAGTTCCTGCAGGTGCTCGGCACGAAGATCGAGCCGTAG
- a CDS encoding aminotransferase DegT, translating into MSDQLALFGGNPAVSVPVLELWQSPKEEMKRAVCELIDADFLSGSGTGPPKRFEEEFRQYVGAQYCLSVNHGSTALASAFFALQVGPGDELITPTLGYIGTYGGALHMGARPVFCDIDPHTLLMDPDDVEKRITPRTKAIVPIHLFGNVCEMDALRDISARHGIPILEDAAHAHGAEWDGVKVGNISDITCFSLQGSPPYGKPICGGEGGLVTTNNREYYERMLVHCHLHRFGITEELTLPEYRELDSQVLGQKWRAHPLALAIARVTMQSLDYRNAKSAEFRQKVFAALQAMPGIEPVCSYPKAKPAGFYAGHPLVYHPEQLHGLPAGRFVEALKAEGVPVSLYGRNLEHQKTIFRKGFDLWGRGRGPLGGEFFGLPPFEGYKDGDFPQAEKVAGNILHIRPIIEPAEGLVEQIAQAFEKVIAHHERLL; encoded by the coding sequence ATGAGCGACCAACTTGCCCTTTTTGGGGGAAACCCCGCTGTCTCCGTGCCCGTGCTGGAACTGTGGCAGTCTCCTAAAGAGGAGATGAAACGCGCCGTTTGCGAACTGATTGACGCCGATTTCCTCTCCGGTTCGGGCACCGGTCCTCCCAAACGGTTCGAAGAGGAGTTCCGGCAATACGTAGGAGCACAGTACTGCCTCTCGGTGAACCACGGCTCCACAGCTCTCGCCAGCGCGTTCTTCGCACTCCAGGTCGGACCTGGCGACGAGTTGATCACCCCCACGTTAGGCTATATCGGCACCTATGGGGGAGCCTTACACATGGGTGCACGTCCCGTTTTCTGTGATATCGACCCACATACGCTGCTAATGGACCCAGACGACGTAGAGAAGAGGATTACTCCGCGCACGAAGGCGATTGTGCCTATCCATCTGTTCGGCAACGTGTGTGAGATGGACGCCCTGCGAGACATCAGCGCCCGACACGGCATCCCGATTCTCGAAGACGCCGCCCATGCGCACGGTGCAGAGTGGGACGGTGTCAAGGTAGGCAATATCTCCGACATCACCTGCTTCAGCCTGCAGGGTTCACCTCCCTACGGCAAACCGATATGCGGTGGAGAGGGAGGACTGGTGACCACCAACAACCGCGAGTACTATGAGCGCATGCTGGTGCACTGCCACCTGCACCGCTTCGGCATTACGGAGGAACTCACTCTACCCGAGTACCGCGAGCTGGACTCGCAGGTGCTAGGGCAGAAGTGGCGGGCGCATCCTCTGGCGTTGGCTATCGCGCGGGTGACCATGCAGTCGCTGGACTATCGCAACGCCAAAAGCGCCGAGTTTCGTCAGAAGGTGTTCGCGGCTCTGCAAGCAATGCCCGGTATCGAGCCAGTGTGCTCCTATCCCAAAGCCAAGCCCGCCGGGTTCTACGCCGGGCACCCGCTGGTATACCATCCGGAGCAGCTGCACGGCTTACCTGCCGGGCGGTTCGTCGAGGCGTTGAAGGCGGAGGGCGTGCCGGTGTCCCTGTATGGCAGAAATCTGGAACACCAGAAGACCATTTTCCGCAAAGGGTTCGACCTGTGGGGGCGTGGCAGGGGACCACTTGGTGGTGAGTTTTTCGGACTACCGCCGTTCGAGGGCTACAAGGATGGCGACTTCCCGCAGGCGGAAAAGGTAGCGGGCAACATCCTGCATATTCGCCCGATTATCGAACCGGCAGAAGGACTGGTAGAGCAAATCGCCCAGGCGTTCGAGAAGGTGATCGCACACCATGAAAGACTGCTCTAG
- a CDS encoding putative nickel-responsive regulator, which produces MAKLKRFGVSIPAELVDAFDRLIEAKGYPNRSEALRDLMRDALVESEWESDAGEVVGTVTIVYDHEARELSRKMTRLQHQTVDAVVCTTHVHLDEHNCMEVVVVRGSAAQVRAIADKLISMKGVKHGKLVCTTTGKSLV; this is translated from the coding sequence ATGGCGAAGCTGAAGCGGTTCGGAGTGTCTATACCCGCAGAACTGGTGGACGCCTTCGACCGCCTGATAGAGGCGAAGGGGTATCCCAACCGGTCGGAGGCGTTGCGCGACCTCATGCGCGACGCACTCGTGGAGAGCGAGTGGGAAAGCGACGCCGGCGAGGTGGTCGGCACTGTCACCATTGTCTATGACCACGAGGCGCGAGAACTGTCGCGCAAGATGACCCGGTTGCAACACCAGACGGTGGATGCGGTGGTCTGCACGACGCACGTGCATCTGGATGAGCACAACTGCATGGAGGTCGTGGTGGTGCGCGGCTCCGCTGCACAGGTCAGAGCCATCGCGGACAAACTCATCAGCATGAAAGGAGTCAAACATGGCAAGCTCGTGTGCACTACCACCGGCAAGTCGCTCGTCTGA